The Paenibacillus uliginis N3/975 genome has a window encoding:
- a CDS encoding transglutaminase domain-containing protein codes for MKRKRSTFVKLLLVGTLAVTVAAVPEPVEVSNVYANSDKAVVKSVSEIQQKLLSAMNSRESTVRFVYQGQTESLKTQLKEALDQAMDSDPYIHYTIASYSYDYRGTSSSADVTVRLTYRETGSQTEYVNKRVKSVLGSIMKSGMNDHEKVKAINDWVVLNLKYDTTLEKYTAYDGLSTGSTVCQGYSLLTHKLLKEAGIQNKIVEGTAYPEGNPQGQLHAWNLVLLDGKWYHLDTTWNDPVPDRDGAVSYTYYLRSDVQMRKDHTWTKSYPAANTTYRSTLKTLAAQKSAKSSVYRTLMNELEYHLYESNAVVRTYLDLNSKVKAAKQSGKKELVFRFGGKENDLLKVLQDLQRKAGVGAIRYYHNLFEDTNDLKVHISW; via the coding sequence ATGAAACGAAAACGGTCGACATTTGTGAAACTGCTGTTGGTTGGGACTTTGGCGGTAACTGTAGCTGCCGTTCCTGAACCGGTTGAAGTCAGCAATGTATATGCCAATTCCGATAAAGCGGTTGTAAAGTCTGTTAGCGAGATCCAGCAGAAGCTGCTTTCAGCTATGAACAGCAGGGAGTCAACCGTTCGTTTTGTGTATCAGGGCCAGACCGAGTCGCTCAAGACGCAGCTTAAGGAGGCGCTGGATCAAGCGATGGACAGCGATCCTTATATTCACTATACAATAGCCAGTTATAGCTATGATTACCGGGGAACTTCAAGCTCGGCCGATGTGACAGTACGGCTTACCTATCGGGAAACCGGAAGTCAAACCGAGTATGTCAACAAACGGGTCAAGAGTGTACTGGGTTCCATCATGAAGTCTGGTATGAATGATCACGAGAAGGTCAAGGCTATTAATGACTGGGTTGTACTGAATCTGAAGTATGACACGACACTTGAAAAGTACACGGCTTATGACGGGTTAAGTACAGGAAGCACGGTTTGTCAGGGATACTCGCTATTAACACATAAGCTGCTGAAAGAGGCGGGGATCCAAAATAAAATCGTGGAAGGAACCGCTTATCCTGAGGGTAATCCACAGGGTCAGCTGCATGCATGGAATCTGGTTCTTCTAGATGGTAAATGGTATCATCTGGACACGACGTGGAACGATCCTGTACCTGACCGGGACGGTGCCGTATCCTATACCTACTACCTCCGGAGTGATGTCCAGATGAGAAAAGATCATACATGGACGAAGTCTTACCCGGCGGCGAATACGACTTACCGCAGCACCCTTAAAACGCTGGCCGCTCAAAAGTCAGCAAAATCCAGTGTTTATCGGACGCTGATGAATGAGCTGGAGTACCATTTGTACGAGAGTAACGCGGTTGTGCGTACATACCTTGACTTGAACTCCAAAGTAAAAGCCGCAAAGCAGTCTGGAAAGAAAGAGCTTGTGTTCCGATTTGGCGGCAAGGAAAATGATCTGCTAAAGGTACTACAGGATCTGCAGCGCAAAGCGGGTGTCGGGGCTATCCGTTATTACCATAATCTTTTTGAAGATACGAACGATTTGAAGGTTCACATTTCATGGTAA